CCGCAGCAGCGAGGGCGATGACCGGCGTGACGACCTACCGGGCGAACGGAAGATCGCCGAAGAGATTGGCGTCAGCTATCTGACGGCCCGGAGAGCGATACTCCAGTTGCTCGAGCAGGAAGTTTTGATTCGCCAGCCATCCGGAGCGCTCGATGTGCATCCGGCATTTGTGAAGCGCATGAAACTCGCGGAAGTCGTGTTGCTCTATCCTTCGTACCCCTCCAATTATCTGACGCAGTTAAGAGGTATCGTTTCAGAATATGCCCAAGAGATAGGGACCAACCTGCGCCCCATGCAATTTATTCATTGGGATGAAAGAATTGTTTTGGAGGCAGTCGAGCAAGCCAAGGGTGTTCTGATCATCCCTTCGGGACATCCTTTTCCGAAGCGCTTGGCCGAACCGTTTCGATTGAACAAGGTTGTGATTCTTGATGGCGACTTCACGCAATATGGTGTGCCCTCGATTCGCCTGTTTCGAGATAAATGTATCGAGAGTGTACTAGACTACATTCATGAATTGGGGCACACAAAAATCGA
The Pirellulales bacterium genome window above contains:
- a CDS encoding substrate-binding domain-containing protein yields the protein RSSEGDDRRDDLPGERKIAEEIGVSYLTARRAILQLLEQEVLIRQPSGALDVHPAFVKRMKLAEVVLLYPSYPSNYLTQLRGIVSEYAQEIGTNLRPMQFIHWDERIVLEAVEQAKGVLIIPSGHPFPKRLAEPFRLNKVVILDGDFTQYGVPSIRLFRDKCIESVLDYIHELGHTKIDFINSHDRNSEIERRIRIWQNWMRKKGLEGQLWNDAAAVYTDPTVNAYQLMTRMLKERQFKASAFLTATCPAAIGAIRACWESHVQAGRDISIATVNLEPPAEFFYPSITGLSTPDLSGVLEQCFEWFFNEDEWQGTRLLEPEESVLFAGESVGPA